One Bacteroidota bacterium genomic window carries:
- the accB gene encoding acetyl-CoA carboxylase biotin carboxyl carrier protein, with amino-acid sequence MDINLIRRLVKLVETSGISELEIEEKESRIYISKYGNATPGAVNYTVGAPQSAPAPHPVAQHAAPVPAPAPESAPAANEKLHEIKSPIVGTFYRSPAPDADSYVKVGDRVEQGSVLCIVEAMKLMNEIECDISGTVAKIMVDNGRPVEYGQLLFLIKPD; translated from the coding sequence ATGGATATTAATTTAATCCGTCGTCTTGTCAAGCTGGTAGAAACAAGCGGAATCTCTGAACTCGAGATCGAAGAGAAAGAGTCGAGAATCTACATTTCCAAATATGGAAATGCAACACCCGGAGCTGTAAACTACACAGTTGGTGCCCCTCAGAGCGCCCCTGCACCTCATCCGGTTGCTCAACACGCGGCTCCAGTACCGGCTCCTGCACCTGAGTCAGCCCCGGCTGCCAATGAAAAGCTGCATGAAATTAAATCGCCGATCGTTGGCACTTTCTATCGTTCACCCGCTCCTGATGCCGATTCGTATGTAAAGGTTGGCGACAGAGTGGAACAGGGTTCAGTACTCTGCATCGTTGAGGCAATGAAACTGATGAACGAAATAGAATGCGACATTTCAGGAACAGTTGCCAAAATAATGGTTGACAACGGAAGGCCTGTTGAATATGGACAATTGCTTTTCCTTATTAAACCCGATTAA
- the efp gene encoding elongation factor P — MADTSDLRNGLIIKFKNDLFTVVEFQHVKPGKGGAFVRTSLKSLTTGRVLDNTFRSGEGIDIVKVERRKFQYLYADGESLVCMDNETYDQMNVPVATFGDGIKFIKEGTEVDMLMDGEKIVSVELPVHVALRVVETEPGFRGDTATNALKPAKMETGATVMVPLFINEDDLLKIDTRTGDYMERVKS, encoded by the coding sequence CAGGAATGGACTAATAATTAAATTTAAGAACGACTTGTTTACAGTTGTAGAGTTTCAGCATGTGAAACCCGGCAAGGGAGGGGCATTTGTTCGTACCTCTCTGAAAAGTCTCACCACAGGGAGAGTATTGGACAATACATTCCGGTCAGGCGAAGGGATAGATATAGTTAAGGTGGAGCGAAGGAAATTCCAATACCTTTATGCTGATGGTGAATCACTTGTCTGCATGGACAACGAAACCTACGATCAGATGAATGTACCGGTTGCCACATTTGGTGACGGAATAAAGTTTATAAAAGAGGGCACCGAAGTTGACATGCTTATGGATGGCGAAAAAATCGTGAGCGTTGAACTTCCCGTACATGTAGCTCTTAGAGTGGTGGAAACAGAACCCGGATTCAGGGGTGACACTGCAACAAATGCGTTAAAACCTGCGAAAATGGAAACAGGAGCCACAGTAATGGTTCCACTTTTCATTAACGAAGATGACCTTCTGAAGATAGATACCCGTACGGGTGACTATATGGAAAGAGTTAAATCTTAA